From Haloglomus litoreum, the proteins below share one genomic window:
- a CDS encoding HNH endonuclease signature motif containing protein has translation MSAEFRRAVFERFEHRCPLSGIEHADLLTVSHILSRADHQQLAEDIENVVLLDWTHHVAFDAGLWTFDESGRIWLNPEFETASESLQRSLTGRHGEKVEELSLVADEHIEQHNAALDWWPPR, from the coding sequence GTGAGCGCCGAGTTCAGACGCGCCGTCTTCGAACGGTTCGAGCACCGCTGCCCGCTCTCTGGAATCGAACACGCGGACCTGCTTACCGTCTCGCATATCCTCAGCCGGGCAGACCATCAGCAGCTGGCCGAAGATATCGAGAACGTCGTCCTGCTGGACTGGACCCATCACGTGGCCTTTGACGCCGGCCTCTGGACCTTCGATGAATCCGGACGCATCTGGCTCAACCCGGAATTCGAGACGGCGAGTGAGTCACTCCAGCGCTCCTTGACCGGGCGACACGGGGAGAAAGTAGAAGAACTGTCTCTGGTGGCTGATGAACATATCGAGCAGCACAACGCGGCACTGGACTGGTGGCCACCGCGGTAG
- a CDS encoding restriction endonuclease: protein MASGPVNEDIVGEGAGQIEVVDKVIFYLLFATPGASLRHPSDAVSDKNRVVSKHLFTTTERSKYAVAIAVLSLAIWTALSIAIPIDWPVPSFGTQLAASAGLFVVASSIACVIGIDGGHSNLSFIDSSDRPDMFDQIATFIVSAPLLFRNAAGGFVVGASISVILFPIGLEQFASGIVLISIISATLFGACWVLPFTFISGEVDKLDEWYSVFERYEKLHEDAQTLEQQFDGDITIETAEFNPRQFENFDGARRVVTRFETLVDAYDRLLELRTQRAEMSSSGDSNLATTLIESYVQSYDDAESATESVDALEAWLDSLDSYASTYQDAQRTASETGFSEHFAEAVTSPDAISELSSPEEVQAEGQRASEWVHLYREYARVAALLASNTDAPRGRELTAIDGIGEQRAEALSEVGITDGSDLSTVALSTLVDVGDIGEITASKLQARAKGTIHSIHIEDLPGVGSETARALRSTGFHTLESIAESSEAELAEVPGIGSAKASHLKATVEFVLGDGVPESHRQRVTEQYRPSTTNLQRAKSGLGQLRAWVQAHERYFDLRLKAYQSGSKLPSPAGQTVPFSVADAAPWTCTTVGDAQAALDELDTVITSLGQYQTARNRLEAVSAESSDGAASEILQAVETQLWTAELPDELPAISARLATAERHLDLGREVINAMEQYPDYPFDSLVEALISSVESESRAEDSVAELRTLVESSVQVLEYLQTVDPTHPAIEAEQWQRTIRTALEERFPDSVIPVQKQVQRLKSSRWTRTQLNDLDWAEFEVIIAALFDARGYETEVTAGTKDLGVDVWAEAGDERIAIQAKHFTDGNTVGRETLQKLSSTLAKGDADRAIVVTSSSFASTAEQYAADFPQGLELMDGDDLLRALSESGVPPPV from the coding sequence ATGGCATCGGGGCCGGTGAACGAGGATATCGTTGGAGAGGGGGCTGGCCAGATTGAGGTTGTGGACAAGGTGATATTTTATCTGCTATTCGCGACGCCCGGGGCCTCACTGAGGCACCCAAGCGACGCCGTTTCAGATAAAAATCGGGTTGTAAGTAAGCATCTGTTCACAACTACAGAGCGGTCTAAATATGCAGTAGCCATCGCAGTGTTATCTCTGGCGATATGGACGGCGCTATCGATAGCGATACCCATTGACTGGCCAGTACCCTCATTTGGAACTCAACTTGCCGCCTCAGCCGGATTGTTCGTCGTCGCAAGTTCTATTGCATGCGTAATAGGAATAGATGGGGGCCATTCCAACCTCTCGTTCATCGACAGTTCTGATCGCCCCGACATGTTTGACCAGATTGCGACATTTATTGTTTCAGCACCGCTCTTGTTTAGAAATGCTGCGGGTGGATTTGTTGTGGGTGCATCGATCTCTGTTATTCTTTTCCCTATCGGTCTGGAACAATTTGCCAGTGGAATTGTACTCATCTCGATTATTTCGGCCACGCTGTTTGGCGCGTGTTGGGTTCTCCCGTTTACATTCATATCTGGGGAGGTAGACAAACTCGATGAGTGGTATTCTGTTTTTGAGCGGTACGAGAAACTACACGAAGACGCTCAAACACTGGAGCAGCAGTTTGATGGAGACATCACCATTGAGACAGCCGAGTTCAATCCGCGACAGTTCGAGAACTTCGATGGTGCCCGTCGGGTGGTCACACGATTTGAAACCCTCGTCGATGCGTATGACCGGCTTCTGGAGCTCCGAACACAGCGAGCAGAGATGTCTTCGTCTGGTGATTCAAATCTCGCTACGACCCTCATTGAGAGCTACGTACAGTCGTATGATGATGCCGAGAGCGCCACCGAAAGTGTCGATGCACTCGAGGCATGGCTAGACTCGCTCGACAGCTACGCGAGCACATATCAGGATGCCCAGCGCACGGCCTCGGAAACCGGCTTCTCGGAGCATTTCGCTGAAGCGGTTACGTCGCCAGACGCGATTTCAGAGCTGTCATCGCCCGAGGAGGTGCAAGCAGAAGGACAACGCGCCAGCGAGTGGGTCCACCTCTATCGTGAGTATGCACGGGTAGCAGCGCTGCTCGCTTCAAACACCGACGCCCCGAGGGGGCGTGAGCTGACCGCAATCGATGGGATTGGAGAGCAGCGTGCTGAAGCGCTGTCCGAAGTGGGGATTACGGATGGCAGTGACCTCTCTACCGTTGCTCTCTCGACGCTCGTGGACGTCGGTGATATCGGCGAAATCACCGCCTCAAAACTGCAGGCCCGGGCTAAAGGCACGATACATTCGATCCACATCGAGGACCTTCCAGGCGTCGGCTCAGAGACAGCGCGGGCGTTACGCTCGACTGGCTTCCATACCCTCGAATCGATTGCCGAGAGTTCCGAAGCCGAACTGGCAGAGGTCCCTGGAATCGGCTCGGCCAAAGCGTCGCATCTGAAAGCGACCGTCGAGTTCGTTCTGGGAGACGGTGTTCCCGAGTCGCATCGGCAACGGGTGACCGAGCAATATCGTCCCTCGACGACCAATCTCCAGCGGGCCAAATCAGGCCTCGGCCAACTGCGGGCATGGGTTCAGGCGCACGAACGGTATTTTGACCTCCGGCTCAAGGCCTACCAGAGTGGCTCGAAGCTTCCCAGCCCGGCGGGGCAGACGGTCCCGTTCTCAGTGGCTGACGCCGCACCCTGGACCTGCACGACGGTCGGCGACGCACAAGCGGCGCTTGACGAGCTTGACACGGTAATTACGTCACTCGGGCAGTACCAGACCGCGCGGAATCGGCTTGAGGCAGTGAGTGCTGAATCCTCGGACGGGGCGGCATCCGAGATACTGCAGGCAGTGGAGACCCAGCTTTGGACGGCCGAGTTGCCTGACGAGCTCCCCGCGATATCCGCACGTCTGGCGACTGCTGAGCGTCATCTCGACCTCGGCCGCGAGGTGATCAACGCGATGGAGCAGTATCCAGACTACCCGTTCGACAGCCTTGTTGAGGCACTGATTTCGTCGGTCGAATCCGAGTCGCGGGCCGAGGACTCTGTGGCGGAGCTTCGCACCCTCGTTGAGAGCTCGGTGCAGGTCCTCGAGTATCTTCAGACGGTCGACCCCACCCACCCCGCAATTGAGGCCGAGCAGTGGCAGCGGACGATTCGCACGGCGCTCGAGGAGCGGTTCCCGGATTCCGTGATTCCGGTTCAGAAGCAGGTGCAGCGGCTCAAATCCTCCCGCTGGACCCGAACGCAACTCAACGACCTCGATTGGGCTGAGTTCGAGGTGATTATTGCAGCCCTGTTCGACGCCCGTGGATACGAGACCGAAGTGACCGCCGGGACGAAAGACCTCGGCGTCGACGTGTGGGCCGAGGCTGGCGACGAACGGATCGCGATTCAGGCAAAGCACTTCACGGACGGGAATACCGTTGGCCGGGAAACGCTGCAGAAGCTCTCGAGTACGCTCGCGAAAGGCGATGCAGACCGGGCGATCGTGGTGACCAGTTCGTCCTTCGCGTCGACAGCCGAGCAATATGCGGCGGACTTCCCGCAGGGGCTCGAACTGATGGACGGGGATGACCTGCTTCGGGCGCTGAGCGAATCTGGCGTGCCGCCGCCTGTCTAA
- a CDS encoding metallophosphoesterase: MVTYLISDFHFGDKWIQSCRRDFDTVEQMNTHLKSRCLAVVDESDELVFLGDIIGKNGDENEAWTWWGELPIDIWVAGNHDPFERSEFSDLPLPLHAEYSFAANGFEFHCCHKPSQLPDDYEGWGIYGHKHNENPEEYPFLDQESSRINLSASMINYEPVSIDEIISYIETEESYTTRLDTG; this comes from the coding sequence ATGGTAACTTATCTCATCTCTGACTTCCACTTCGGTGATAAGTGGATACAATCATGCCGCCGAGATTTTGATACAGTAGAGCAGATGAACACCCATCTCAAGTCACGCTGTCTGGCCGTCGTCGACGAATCCGATGAGCTCGTATTTCTCGGCGATATTATCGGCAAAAATGGAGATGAGAACGAAGCATGGACATGGTGGGGTGAACTTCCAATTGACATCTGGGTAGCAGGCAATCATGACCCGTTCGAACGGTCGGAATTCTCCGACCTTCCACTTCCGCTACACGCTGAATATTCGTTTGCTGCCAACGGGTTCGAATTCCATTGCTGTCACAAGCCGAGTCAGCTCCCTGATGATTACGAGGGATGGGGAATCTACGGTCACAAGCACAATGAGAATCCCGAGGAGTATCCGTTCCTGGATCAGGAATCCAGCAGAATCAATCTTTCAGCGTCCATGATTAATTATGAACCCGTCTCCATAGATGAAATTATATCGTACATCGAAACGGAAGAAAGCTATACTACTCGACTGGATACCGGCTGA
- a CDS encoding HNH endonuclease, with product MPPQATKDWLALLEQQARERGVYIDTDLDGRIFHFQLGEDPGVIGKVRYSEGKSREYENEQGQKHIWHRYNREVEKIEQGSERAVVNITLDVWDKHEFDPDEHHFIFLTQHLIEEETYSKGDQKIWIEGDGQYSGPLAKYVDDWDAVFQYATEPDTVPQPTATDSGTQPADRGGASEDTSGTLSESRRTQVHVSAEFRRAVFERFEHRCPLSGIEHADLLTVSHILGRADHQQLAEDIENVVLLDWTHHMAFDAGLWTFDESGRIWLNPEFETTSESLQLSLTGRHGEKVEELSLVADEHIEQHNAALDWWPPR from the coding sequence ATGCCACCGCAAGCGACGAAGGACTGGCTGGCACTTTTGGAGCAACAAGCCCGAGAGCGAGGGGTCTACATCGATACGGATCTCGACGGCCGCATCTTCCACTTCCAGCTCGGGGAGGACCCCGGCGTCATCGGGAAGGTCCGGTACTCCGAAGGCAAAAGTCGCGAGTACGAAAACGAACAGGGCCAGAAGCACATCTGGCATCGCTACAACCGCGAAGTCGAGAAAATCGAGCAGGGCTCCGAGCGAGCGGTCGTCAACATCACGCTCGACGTCTGGGACAAACACGAGTTCGACCCCGACGAGCACCATTTCATCTTCCTCACCCAACACCTGATCGAGGAGGAGACCTACTCCAAAGGCGACCAGAAGATCTGGATCGAAGGCGACGGCCAGTACTCGGGGCCACTCGCCAAATACGTCGATGATTGGGACGCAGTGTTCCAGTATGCGACGGAACCAGATACCGTCCCGCAACCAACGGCCACTGACTCCGGGACACAGCCGGCAGACCGAGGCGGAGCGAGTGAGGACACGTCCGGGACGCTCTCGGAATCGCGCCGGACGCAGGTGCACGTGAGCGCCGAGTTCAGACGGGCCGTCTTCGAACGGTTCGAGCACCGCTGCCCGCTCTCTGGCATCGAACACGCGGACCTGCTTACCGTCTCGCATATCCTCGGCCGGGCCGACCACCAGCAGCTGGCCGAAGATATCGAGAACGTCGTCCTGCTGGACTGGACCCATCACATGGCCTTCGACGCCGGGCTCTGGACCTTCGATGAATCCGGACGGATATGGCTCAACCCGGAGTTCGAGACTACGAGTGAGTCACTCCAACTCTCGTTGACCGGCCGACACGGGGAGAAAGTAGAGGAGCTGTCCCTGGTGGCTGATGAACATATCGAGCAGCACAACGCGGCACTGGATTGGTGGCCACCGCGGTAG
- a CDS encoding HNH endonuclease: MPPQATKDWLSLLEQQARERGVYIDTDIDGRIFHFQLGEDPGVIGKVRYSEAKSREYENEQGQKHIWHRYNREVEAIEQGAERAVVNITLDVWDKHEFDPDEHHFIFLTQQLIEEETYSKGDQKIWIEGEGQYSGPLGKYVDDWDAVFQYATEPDTVPQPTATDSETQPADQGGVREDTSGTLSESRRTQVHVSTEFRRAVFERFEHRCPLSGIEHADLLTVSHILGRADHQQLAEDIENVVLLDWTHHMAFDAGLWTFDESGRIWLNPEFETASESLQRSLTGRHGEKVEELSLVADEHIEQHNAALDWWPPR; encoded by the coding sequence ATGCCACCGCAAGCGACGAAGGACTGGCTGTCGCTATTGGAACAACAAGCCCGAGAGCGAGGAGTCTACATCGACACCGACATCGACGGACGCATCTTCCACTTCCAGCTCGGGGAGGACCCAGGAGTGATTGGGAAGGTCCGGTACTCTGAGGCAAAGAGCCGCGAGTACGAGAACGAACAGGGCCAGAAGCACATCTGGCATCGATACAACCGAGAGGTCGAAGCGATCGAGCAGGGCGCTGAACGAGCGGTCGTCAACATCACGCTCGACGTCTGGGACAAGCACGAGTTCGACCCGGACGAGCACCATTTCATCTTCCTCACCCAGCAGCTAATCGAGGAGGAGACCTACTCCAAAGGCGACCAGAAGATCTGGATCGAAGGCGAGGGCCAGTACTCTGGCCCACTCGGCAAATACGTCGATGATTGGGACGCAGTGTTCCAGTATGCGACGGAGCCAGATACCGTCCCGCAACCAACGGCCACTGACTCCGAGACGCAGCCGGCAGACCAGGGCGGAGTGCGCGAGGACACGTCCGGGACGCTCTCGGAATCGCGCCGGACGCAGGTGCACGTGAGCACCGAGTTCAGACGGGCCGTCTTCGAACGGTTCGAGCACCGCTGCCCGCTGTCTGGAATCGAACACGCGGACCTGCTCACGGTCTCGCATATCCTCGGTCGGGCCGACCATCAGCAGCTGGCCGAAGATATCGAGAACGTTGTCCTGCTGGACTGGACCCATCACATGGCCTTCGACGCCGGCCTTTGGACCTTCGATGAATCCGGACGCATCTGGCTCAACCCAGAGTTTGAGACGGCGAGTGAGTCACTCCAGCGCTCCTTGACCGGGCGACACGGGGAGAAAGTAGAGGAGCTGTCCCTGGTGGCTGATGAACATATCGAGCAGCACAACGCGGCACTGGACTGGTGGCCGCCGCGGTAG
- a CDS encoding J domain-containing protein: MGDTTQSSLEWPPGFERTPPADREPYPHGFRVSRAEAFDGILAELELMGAVNIRIETAAPHTQAHPHRPYADRDPADPGVVVYCDLDGQGVAFPCDRWDNLRDNARAIAKYLDAKRALDRYGVQTVGSEFETQALPGPDEAVATGPPPHEVLGVAPDAPAAVIEAAARAKKKETHPDNGGSTEAFQRIVSAEEQLLEDSQP; encoded by the coding sequence ATGGGGGACACCACCCAGTCCAGCCTGGAGTGGCCGCCGGGATTCGAACGCACGCCGCCCGCCGACCGCGAGCCGTACCCCCACGGGTTCCGAGTCTCCCGGGCCGAGGCGTTCGACGGAATCCTCGCCGAGCTCGAGCTGATGGGCGCGGTCAACATCCGCATCGAGACCGCCGCGCCACACACCCAGGCGCACCCCCACCGGCCGTACGCCGACCGGGACCCCGCGGACCCCGGCGTCGTGGTCTACTGTGACCTGGACGGCCAGGGCGTCGCGTTCCCGTGTGACCGGTGGGACAACCTCCGGGATAACGCCCGGGCCATCGCGAAGTACCTCGACGCGAAACGCGCGCTGGACCGGTACGGCGTCCAGACGGTGGGTTCGGAATTCGAGACCCAGGCCCTGCCCGGGCCCGACGAGGCGGTCGCCACGGGCCCGCCGCCCCACGAAGTGCTCGGGGTCGCCCCCGACGCCCCGGCGGCCGTCATCGAGGCGGCCGCCCGCGCGAAGAAGAAAGAAACCCACCCCGACAACGGCGGTTCCACCGAGGCATTCCAGCGTATCGTCAGCGCCGAAGAGCAGCTCCTCGAGGACTCCCAGCCATGA
- a CDS encoding sensor histidine kinase, translating into MAQSGLITREQARFSSDSQLLSELGERLIASTQVALTELIKNAYDADATKCNIWLENENETLVVKDDGHGMTEREFSENWMTIATSNRSRNPESRRYGREVTGSKGVGRFAVRNLGLELELESVAKDPTEDEYRRLVAEFDWREFESGSGLREMEIEYRLYDDASSDDEGTTLQITDLREDWSQEKLKEASGEVLDIVSAPYEPEPSEVVSEDAEGDPGFSVYFAPPGEGSVAQSPAKEIYDRWTSLVEIELDGDTVLYRFKHQNNADKNREFTYTLNETYISHLNGEIRYFDMSQGQFRGMETLDGRSVPSWLKENGGVRVIDKGFRMPPYGDRENDWLNLSESQARREREWRSPITERLFPENELNISVPRAQLALPGKRNLLGAVNVSSYRGGDQEQPERLVPAMDRQGFIENEGFNQLQTIIRGAIEGLSIVNKQEQKRQRIERAERKRSELGEQTQSTIEDIERSTGIDPDDKEELVSEVREIEEVATESVQAEREAREAVESMNLLGAVTAFMSHESSNILDNAEELLRQWRSIPEKERSENLQETIDETERLVSDFRSHLGYAENFMERLSSQEESEINPKSQVRHVVNRFESRLSAYNIEIENEIEFDLSGPEMNVALYSGVLTNLLTNAIKAVSEESAPPEGNKIRFEAENTSDTHKLRVIDNGTGIPEEEEDRIFDPLYSTTDSGGPESVGAGLGLYIVKRVVDNVDGEIELVAAPEAYSTAFEVRYPL; encoded by the coding sequence ATGGCGCAATCTGGGCTCATTACTCGGGAGCAGGCCCGTTTCTCTAGCGATAGCCAGTTGCTCTCCGAACTCGGCGAACGGCTCATCGCATCAACCCAAGTTGCACTTACAGAACTCATCAAAAACGCATACGACGCCGATGCCACCAAGTGCAACATCTGGCTTGAAAACGAGAACGAGACGCTAGTCGTCAAGGACGACGGGCATGGGATGACGGAGCGGGAGTTCAGCGAAAACTGGATGACGATAGCGACATCGAATCGAAGCCGCAATCCGGAATCACGACGCTACGGTCGCGAGGTTACAGGGTCCAAGGGCGTCGGCCGCTTCGCAGTTCGTAATCTGGGACTAGAGTTAGAACTCGAATCAGTTGCCAAGGATCCGACCGAAGACGAGTACCGGCGTTTGGTCGCCGAGTTCGACTGGCGGGAATTCGAGAGCGGATCTGGCCTCCGAGAGATGGAAATCGAGTATCGCCTGTACGACGATGCGAGCAGCGATGATGAGGGGACGACACTCCAGATAACGGACCTTCGCGAAGACTGGTCACAGGAGAAACTCAAAGAGGCATCTGGAGAGGTGTTGGATATCGTTTCTGCCCCGTACGAACCGGAGCCGTCGGAGGTAGTCAGCGAGGATGCTGAGGGCGACCCCGGCTTTTCTGTCTATTTTGCCCCCCCTGGAGAAGGGAGCGTTGCTCAGAGCCCCGCTAAGGAAATCTATGACCGTTGGACATCGCTAGTTGAAATCGAACTTGATGGAGATACGGTGCTCTACCGGTTCAAACACCAGAATAATGCGGACAAGAACCGGGAATTTACGTATACTCTCAACGAGACATATATTTCGCATTTGAATGGAGAAATTAGATACTTCGACATGAGCCAGGGGCAGTTTCGCGGTATGGAAACGCTAGACGGTCGCTCAGTCCCCTCGTGGTTAAAAGAGAACGGCGGCGTGCGAGTCATTGATAAGGGATTCCGGATGCCACCCTACGGTGATAGAGAGAACGATTGGTTGAATCTCTCTGAATCGCAGGCCCGACGTGAGCGAGAGTGGCGATCGCCGATAACGGAGCGCCTGTTCCCTGAGAATGAATTAAACATCAGTGTTCCTCGAGCCCAGCTTGCGCTTCCAGGAAAGCGCAACCTTCTGGGGGCGGTGAACGTGTCCAGCTATCGTGGTGGCGACCAAGAACAACCGGAACGGCTCGTCCCTGCGATGGATCGACAGGGGTTCATTGAGAACGAAGGCTTCAATCAACTGCAGACCATCATACGCGGAGCAATTGAGGGCCTGTCGATTGTCAATAAACAAGAGCAGAAACGGCAGCGGATAGAACGAGCTGAGCGAAAGCGCTCAGAGCTCGGGGAACAGACTCAGTCCACAATCGAAGATATCGAACGGAGCACCGGTATTGACCCAGATGATAAGGAGGAGCTCGTATCTGAGGTAAGAGAAATAGAAGAGGTTGCCACCGAGTCTGTACAGGCCGAACGCGAAGCGCGTGAAGCGGTCGAGTCGATGAATCTCCTCGGTGCGGTCACGGCCTTCATGAGCCATGAGTCGTCGAATATTCTCGATAACGCAGAGGAGCTCTTGCGTCAGTGGAGGTCGATTCCGGAAAAAGAGCGGAGCGAGAATTTGCAAGAGACAATTGATGAGACGGAACGCCTCGTGTCGGACTTCAGAAGCCATCTCGGGTATGCGGAAAACTTCATGGAAAGGCTCTCGAGCCAAGAGGAGTCGGAAATTAATCCTAAATCGCAAGTACGACACGTAGTCAACCGCTTCGAATCGAGATTGTCCGCTTATAACATCGAAATAGAGAATGAGATTGAATTCGATCTATCCGGACCAGAAATGAATGTGGCACTCTATTCTGGGGTACTCACAAACCTGTTGACGAACGCGATTAAGGCCGTCTCCGAAGAATCAGCACCACCTGAAGGGAACAAAATCCGGTTCGAAGCTGAGAATACCTCAGATACCCATAAGCTACGTGTCATCGATAACGGAACTGGTATCCCTGAGGAAGAGGAGGACCGGATTTTCGATCCGCTGTACTCGACCACGGATTCAGGAGGTCCGGAAAGCGTCGGCGCTGGGTTAGGCCTGTACATTGTCAAACGAGTCGTAGATAATGTGGACGGGGAGATAGAGTTGGTCGCAGCGCCAGAGGCATATAGCACGGCCTTCGAGGTACGGTATCCACTATGA
- a CDS encoding helix-turn-helix domain-containing protein, with protein MTRGPEPEITDIDILRHFVVSPDPAFVASEIAEELDVTTEGARHQMNNLVDRGLLSRKKPGQRTVIYWVTSAGREYYAENVS; from the coding sequence GTGACAAGGGGACCAGAACCAGAGATCACGGATATCGATATTCTCCGGCACTTCGTCGTGTCCCCGGATCCTGCATTCGTCGCCTCAGAGATTGCTGAAGAGCTAGATGTTACGACTGAAGGCGCACGCCACCAGATGAATAATCTGGTCGACAGAGGGCTTCTATCGAGAAAGAAGCCCGGACAGCGGACTGTGATTTACTGGGTCACCTCTGCTGGGAGAGAGTATTACGCCGAAAACGTATCCTGA
- a CDS encoding N-6 DNA methylase, which yields MSRQLSPPDGIEEIEGEIRDVGSEIYEYLQFPDDRTASVNDWMADFGVTGAGNPDRLMCNLAAFNRLLKSTLYQIYQEESEALEPLAETDDIYAELIQAGAETDDEAFSENPLDTLVKGIDAELFAPLLDTRKHVRGLEMPTDAIGELFENLVPPEIRRERGQFRTPRHVGEFMAAWAVTAGDDEVLDPGIGAGVLTACMYDEKQAAPEPSKVTEMWGVDVNALAIVMASAGLKLENGDGSPNFHHSDYMDTFVDGSSTRLDQRNPKRIPEVDAIVANPPYSRSHALDEGRGRYNRILDAEAGVSITGQSPLFAYFFAHSEQFLGQGGRMAFITPSRFFDTVYGETLRAFLLDRFAIQAFVFLDLDTPVFGAADVMPCITLLEKRAIGDDHDTAFIKVDEWPAVETLLAAVDGAMTGETEFGLVNRAAQHELLVENDWRNYVNPEEVDSIPGLTPFRQVADIKRGIATGKNDYFCLTQSEVEEWNLDRSHLARLIRRTSGFKQLEFTDDHWESRREGGDEVWLLYCYDDDEKLRNVEDEALQSYLDHGREIGADKSYLADNRDPWYAVDWRATPDIVATYMSKDGFRFIRNGADIRTLNNLHNITLDGFDDTEVEALLAYLNSSVADEITKRSGRTYARGLHKIEPNELKDVPIIDTRELPRDEAKRLAAAYSDLCEGLDSGQDVEDVSSRLDDTVRDILGLE from the coding sequence ATGAGCCGTCAGCTGTCACCTCCGGACGGAATAGAGGAGATAGAGGGTGAAATAAGGGATGTCGGGAGTGAAATCTACGAATACCTCCAGTTTCCCGACGACCGGACAGCGTCAGTGAACGACTGGATGGCCGACTTCGGTGTCACTGGGGCCGGAAATCCGGACCGACTCATGTGCAATCTCGCGGCCTTCAACCGGTTGCTGAAGTCTACGCTCTATCAGATTTATCAGGAGGAATCGGAAGCACTGGAGCCGCTCGCTGAGACCGACGATATCTACGCAGAATTGATTCAGGCCGGGGCAGAGACCGATGACGAAGCATTCAGCGAGAACCCGCTCGATACCCTTGTCAAGGGAATCGACGCGGAGTTGTTCGCCCCTCTGTTGGATACCCGAAAGCACGTTCGTGGCCTCGAAATGCCCACAGATGCAATCGGCGAGCTATTCGAAAACCTCGTTCCGCCCGAAATTCGCCGGGAACGAGGGCAGTTCCGTACCCCCCGGCACGTGGGCGAATTCATGGCCGCCTGGGCCGTGACTGCTGGCGATGATGAGGTGCTCGATCCGGGCATCGGCGCTGGCGTGTTGACTGCCTGCATGTACGACGAGAAGCAGGCAGCCCCGGAGCCCAGCAAGGTAACTGAGATGTGGGGCGTGGATGTAAACGCTTTAGCGATCGTCATGGCCTCTGCAGGGTTGAAGCTCGAGAATGGGGATGGGTCGCCGAACTTTCATCACTCGGACTATATGGATACCTTCGTCGATGGCTCGTCGACGCGTCTCGACCAGCGGAACCCGAAACGGATTCCCGAAGTAGATGCGATTGTCGCCAATCCGCCGTACTCTCGGAGCCACGCTCTTGACGAGGGCCGCGGCCGGTACAATAGAATCCTCGATGCAGAGGCAGGGGTCTCCATCACTGGCCAGTCGCCGCTGTTCGCGTACTTTTTCGCCCATTCCGAGCAGTTCCTTGGGCAAGGGGGGCGGATGGCATTCATCACTCCGTCCCGGTTCTTCGATACCGTTTATGGAGAGACCCTCCGAGCGTTTCTGCTCGACCGTTTTGCGATTCAGGCGTTCGTCTTCCTCGATTTGGACACGCCGGTGTTTGGGGCTGCAGACGTCATGCCCTGCATCACTCTACTCGAAAAGCGGGCGATTGGTGATGACCACGATACAGCGTTCATCAAGGTAGACGAATGGCCCGCCGTCGAGACGCTCCTTGCCGCCGTCGACGGCGCGATGACGGGGGAGACCGAGTTCGGCCTGGTGAATCGAGCTGCCCAGCATGAACTGTTAGTTGAAAACGACTGGCGGAACTACGTCAACCCGGAGGAGGTGGATTCAATTCCGGGACTGACCCCCTTCCGTCAGGTGGCGGATATCAAACGCGGTATCGCGACTGGAAAGAACGACTACTTTTGTTTGACTCAGAGCGAGGTTGAAGAGTGGAACCTCGACCGGTCTCACCTCGCGAGGCTCATCCGCCGGACGAGTGGGTTCAAACAGCTGGAGTTCACCGACGATCACTGGGAGTCGCGGAGAGAGGGTGGTGACGAAGTGTGGCTGCTCTACTGCTATGATGACGATGAGAAGCTCAGAAACGTTGAGGACGAAGCGTTACAGTCGTATCTCGACCACGGACGTGAGATTGGGGCTGACAAAAGTTACTTAGCTGACAACCGTGACCCCTGGTACGCGGTTGATTGGCGGGCAACCCCGGACATCGTGGCCACGTACATGAGCAAGGATGGATTTCGGTTCATCCGAAATGGGGCTGATATCCGGACCCTGAACAACCTCCACAATATCACACTCGATGGGTTCGACGATACGGAGGTAGAGGCGTTGTTGGCATACTTGAACAGCAGCGTCGCCGATGAAATCACGAAGCGGAGTGGACGGACGTACGCCCGTGGGCTACATAAAATCGAACCAAACGAGCTCAAGGACGTCCCCATAATCGACACAAGGGAATTGCCGAGGGACGAAGCCAAACGGCTGGCAGCAGCATATTCCGACCTTTGTGAGGGACTTGATAGTGGACAGGACGTCGAAGATGTTTCCTCGAGGCTAGACGATACCGTTCGAGACATACTCGGCCTCGAATAG